From Candidatus Methanoperedens sp., the proteins below share one genomic window:
- a CDS encoding polyprenyl synthetase family protein, with product MKIEQLLAQRARLVDSELPALLVDIKPPELAGAVAYAIASKGKRIRPALVTLSCEAVGGKAEEACFAAASIELIHSSSLVLDDVIDKSEKRRGRYTIHTLWGNDMALLTVQILAALSLKIAARDPRLIHAIADSLFCMGEGEAMELVDFARDKKSYLELAFRKTGSLFSSAAEVGAVVGGGNEEQIKELTQFGNHIGIAFQIRDDVLDCISKEEDLGKPVKKDLFMGRPSIVLLDAINSGISIERMMKCNNGELMHLVSDSIDYAQKVAREEIEIANSSIENLDESPAKRKLGELSEYIINRSK from the coding sequence ATGAAAATTGAGCAACTTTTAGCACAGCGCGCACGATTGGTAGACTCCGAACTGCCAGCTCTGCTTGTGGATATAAAACCGCCTGAACTTGCCGGCGCTGTTGCTTATGCCATAGCCTCGAAGGGAAAACGCATCAGACCTGCTCTTGTAACGCTTTCATGCGAAGCGGTGGGAGGAAAGGCTGAGGAGGCATGTTTTGCAGCCGCCTCCATTGAGCTTATACACTCCTCTTCACTGGTGCTGGATGACGTAATCGATAAATCAGAAAAAAGGCGCGGAAGGTACACGATTCATACCCTGTGGGGCAATGACATGGCTCTTCTAACGGTTCAGATTCTTGCAGCCCTGTCACTTAAAATCGCGGCCCGCGACCCGAGACTGATCCATGCAATAGCAGATTCATTGTTCTGCATGGGCGAGGGGGAGGCCATGGAACTTGTGGATTTTGCCAGGGATAAAAAAAGCTATCTTGAGCTGGCTTTCAGGAAAACCGGGTCGCTATTCAGTTCGGCAGCCGAGGTGGGGGCTGTAGTGGGAGGGGGCAATGAGGAGCAGATAAAAGAGCTTACACAATTCGGGAATCATATAGGTATAGCCTTCCAGATTCGGGATGACGTACTGGATTGCATTTCCAAGGAAGAAGACCTCGGTAAACCTGTAAAAAAAGACCTTTTCATGGGAAGACCCTCCATTGTGCTGCTTGATGCTATCAATTCAGGCATTTCGATAGAGAGGATGATGAAATGCAATAACGGGGAACTCATGCATCTTGTTTCGGATTCTATTGACTATGCGCAAAAGGTTGCAAGGGAAGAGATCGAGATTGCAAACTCAAGTATTGAAAACCTGGATGAAAGCCCTGCAAAAAGAAAGCTGGGAGAGCTAAGTGAGTATATCATCAACCGAAGCAAGTAG